A window from Citrus sinensis cultivar Valencia sweet orange chromosome 5, DVS_A1.0, whole genome shotgun sequence encodes these proteins:
- the LOC127902562 gene encoding coumarin 8-geranyltransferase 1b, chloroplastic-like, with product MLQMQCLNFSPKFNPLQQPGCFKTIAWPLTQRHSAVPNTSPSNKSSSIKCSSQRSFHIPNQNKIALNNEGIISNRNHQKPLNKQLVPLALQDGYALQSEDDNTAPAASSFLEFFKKKLIAINHLVRSYTWVNIVFGIVSVSLLPLQSLADLTPRFFIEILKVIVPTLLMNTFLTALNQICDVEIDKINKPYLPLASGDLSMGTAIAICIGSAILSYDLAIMSGSPPLLLIQILCFLCGCAYSLPLPFLRWKSKTFMAPLTLVILMGFTLQLPFCMHMQQFVLGRPFVLTRPLISTVAIMSVFAFVNGLLKDLPDVEGDKKFGMKTLCVLLGKEKVLPLCVNMMLVAYGGAMISGASSSFMINKIVSIIGHGILALILWLQSKKVDLDNFESTFGFYMLIWKLNYVEYILIHFLR from the exons ATGCTTCAAATGCAGTGTTTAAACTTCTCTCCAAAATTCAATCCTTTGCAACAGCCTG GTTGCTTTAAAACAATTGCATGGCCATTGACACAAAGACACAGTGCCGTCCCAAACACAAGTCCAAGCAACAAGTCCTCATCAATCAAATGTTCCTCCCAAAGATCATTTCATATaccaaatcaaaacaaaattgcaCTCAATAATGAGGGTATAATTAGCAATAGAAATCATCAGAAACCATTGAACAAACAGCTCGTTCCTTTGGCGTTGCAAGATGGTTATGCATTACAATCCGAGGATGATAATACAGCACCTGCAGCTTCAAGCTTTCTGGAATTTTTCAAGAAGAAGCTCATTGCAATCAACCATTTAGTTCGTtcatacacttgggttaacaTT GTTTTTGGGATTGTATCAGTTTCTTTACTTCCATTACAAAGTCTTGCTGATTTGACCCCAAGATTTTTCATTGAAATATTGAAG GTCATAGTGCCCACATTACTGATGAACACTTTTCTGACGGCATTAAACCAGATTTGTGACGTTGAAATAGACAag ATTAACAAGCCGTATCTCCCGCTTGCTTCCGGCGACTTATCAATGGGAACTGCAATTGCGATTTGTATAGGAAGCGCAATCTTG AGTTACGATTTGGCAATTATGTCGGGATCCCCACCACTTCTCTTGATCCAAATCTTGTGCTTTCTATGTGGATGCGCTTATTCACTCCCA CTTCCTTTTCTTAGGTGGAAGTCAAAAACATTTATGGCTCCACTCACTCTTGTGATTCTGATGGGATTTACACTTCAATTACCTTTCTGTATGCACATGCAG CAATTCGTGCTTGGTAGACCTTTCGTACTTACAAGACCATTAATTTCTACGGTCGCTATCATGTCTGTCTTCGCATTCGTAAACGGACTTCTGAAG GATTTGCCAGATGTAGAAGGTGACAAAAAGTTTGGCATGAAAACACTCTGTGTCCTCTTAGGGAAAGAAAAA GTACTTCCGCTTTGTGTTAATATGATGTTAGTGGCCTACGGAGGTGCTATGATATCCGGTGCTTCCTCATCATTCATGATAAACAAGATTGTCTCT ATAATTGGCCATGGCATCCTGGCGTTGATTTTGTGGCTTCAATCTAAAAAAGTTGATCTTGATAATTTTGAATCAACATTTGGTTTTTATATGTTGATTTGGAAG TTAAATTATGTTGAATACATCCTTATCCATTTTCTAAGATGA